Proteins from one Chelonia mydas isolate rCheMyd1 chromosome 14, rCheMyd1.pri.v2, whole genome shotgun sequence genomic window:
- the KIF2B gene encoding kinesin-like protein KIF2B: protein MRRLAAFSPRGASCPPEPPPSGSPLPPAAPFSRFPLLPGIGAAPPPQRMAGQFGSILVGSYLEIKRSDGRIHPALVTALHRDSSSLTVEWVEQGANKGKRVELQLAFALNPHLAPAAPCSAQGDQSLPAEPAATPAKLELPGGDRGEPEPGRPRVGRGSPCRKSPCVRQVERLQELRQKRRLQQRELREQRAQQAAGSPHPNYEVICMIQEYRGRLPGGALGGPEPGPRQHRIRVCVRKRPLNPREAALQDFDVVTVPCRGVVVVHEARQRLDLSRYLESQTFRFDHAFDDSAPNELVYRHTAQPLVESIFRGGMATCFAYGQTGSGKTHTMVGDLSAKGQGCPKGVYTLAAQDVFCWLQEPSYKQLELQVYGAFFEIYGGKVYDLLNWRNRLKVLEDGKQQIQVVGLQEEEVSCVEDVMKLIEMGNRCRTSGQTSANTHSSRSHAIFQIILRKRRKLHGKFSLIDLAGNERGADTGSADRRTRLEGAEINKSLLALKECIRALGRNKAHTPFRASKLTQVLRDSFIGENSCTCMIATISPGMRSCEHTLNTLRYANRVKELTVDPNSLGQSHPIITQFPYQLDDLKKPWTVQSLPETDEFKVFCVQKEEEVSPQLFTFNAREKAQKKRKELDEKALIEEHQESLRWLKVFLEVAEEIDYDVDFYAAQFEAVLGQKIGILTEIQDKVKSFRSILRKEQHGGNQISVKRSRVL, encoded by the coding sequence ATGCGCAGGCTGGCAGCTTTCAGCCCCCGGGGCGCCTCCTGCCCCCCGGAGCCGCCTCCCTCgggctccccgctccctcccgccGCCCCTTTCTCCCGCTTCCCTTTGCTGCCGGGGATCGGGGCCGCCCCGCCGCCGCAGCGCATGGCCGGCCAGTTCGGGAGCATCCTGGTCGGCTCCTACCTGGAGATCAAGCGCAGCGATGGGCGCATCCACCCGGCGCTGGTCACGGCGCTGCACCGGGACAGCTCCAGCCTCACCGTGGAGTGGGTCGAGCAGGGGGCCAACAAGGGCAAGAGGGTGGAGCTGCAGCTCGCCTTCGCCCTCAACCCCCACCTGGCCCCCGCCGCGCCCTGCTCCGCCCAAGGCGACCAGAGCCTCCCGGCCGAGCCGGCGGCCACGCCCGCCAAGCTGGAGCTGCCCGGCGGGGACCGCGGGGAGCCGGAGCCCGGCCGGCCCCGCGTGGGGCGCGGCAGCCCCTGCAGGAAATCGCCGTGCGTGCGGCAGGTGGAGCGGCTGCAGGAGCTGCGCCAGAAGCGGCGGCTGCAGCAGCGGGAGCTGCGGGAGCAGCGGGCCCAGCAGGCGGCCGGCTCGCCGCACCCCAACTACGAGGTGATCTGCATGATCCAGGAGTACCGGGGCCGCCTGCCTGGCGGGGCGCTGGGGGGCCCCGAGCCCGGCCCCCGCCAGCACCGGATCCGCGTCTGCGTCCGCAAGCGGCCGCTCAACCCGCGGGAGGCCGCGCTGCAGGACTTCGACGTGGTGACCGTCCCCTGCCGGGGCGTGGTGGTGGTGCACGAAGCCCGGCAGAGGCTGGACCTCAGCCGCTACTTGGAGAGCCAGACCTTCCGCTTCGACCACGCCTTCGACGACAGCGCCCCCAACGAGCTGGTGTACCGGCACACGGCCCAGCCGCTGGTGGAGAGCATCTTCCGCGGCGGCATGGCCACCTGCTTCGCCTACGGCCAGACGGGCAGCGGCAAGACCCACACCATGGTGGGGGACCTCTCGGCCAAGGGCCAGGGCTGCCCCAAGGGCGTCTACACCCTGGCGGCCCAGgatgtcttctgctggctgcaggagcCCAGCTACAAGCAACTGGAGCTCCAGGTCTACGGGGCTTTCTTCGAGATCTATGGGGGCAAGGTGTACGACCTGCTCAACTGGAGGAACCGGCTGAAGGTGCTGGAGGACGGCAAGCAGCAGAtccaggtggtggggctccaggaggaggaggtcaGCTGCGTGGAGGATGTCATGAAGCTCATCGAGATGGGCAACCGGTGCAGGACGTCGGGCCAGACCTCTGCCAACACCCACTCCTCCCGCAGCCatgccatcttccagatcatccTCCGGAAGAGAAGGAAGCTTCACGGCAAGTTTTCCCTGATTGACTTGGCTGGGAATGAGAGAGGAGCAGACACCGGCAGTGCGGACAGGCGGACGAGGCTGGAAGGGGCTGAGATTAACAAGAGTCTCCTGGCGCTCAAGGAATGCATCAGGGCCCTAGGACGCAACAAAGCCCATACCCCGTTCAGGGCTAGCAAACTCACCCAGGTTTTAAGGGACTCGTTCATAGGGGAGAACTCATGCACCTGCATGATCGCCACCATTTCTCCAGGGATGAGATCCTGCGAGCACACTCTCAATACTCTAAGGTACGCCAACAGGGTGAAGGAACTGACCGTAGATCCTAATTCCCTTGGACAGTCACATCCAATCATCACCCAGTTCCCATATCAGCTGGATGACCTGAAGAAACCGTGGACTGTACAGAGCTTGCCTGAGACAGATGAGTTCAAAGTATTTTGTGTACAGAAAGAGGAGGAAGTCTCTCCTCAGTTGTTTACTTTCAATGCCAGAGAGAAAgcccagaagaaaagaaaagagttgGATGAGAAAGCACTTATAGAGGAGCACCAGGAGTCTCTCCGATGGTTGAAAGTATTCCTGGAAGTGGCTGAAGAAATAGATTATGACGTGGATTTTTATGCTGCACAGTTTGAAGCAGTCCTGGGGCAAAAGATTGGCATTCTGACTGAGATCCAAGATAAAGTGAAATCATTCCGGTCAATCCTACGTAAGGAACAACATGGCGGCAACCAGATCAGTGTGAAGAGATCCCGTGTTCTGTAA